One window of the Ictidomys tridecemlineatus isolate mIctTri1 chromosome 11, mIctTri1.hap1, whole genome shotgun sequence genome contains the following:
- the LOC101976776 gene encoding olfactory receptor 2G3, protein MQELNQSTVTEFILLGFTPNPRTNPLLFTFFLVFYLLILVSNSLLITLIHQDLRLHTPMYFFISVLSLLDVCYTTTTVPQMLVHILSKKRTISFARCVAQMYIFLLFGVTESWLFSIMSVDRYVAICHPLRYKVIMSRRMCLLLVGVCAAYGVVGGLCYTFFAMYLPYCGPNEIDHYFCEVPAVLKLACADTSLNDLVDFITGFNVIVVPLTLVVIVYANIFATILKIRSAQGRIKAFSTCASHITVVTMFAIPCILMYMSPGSGSLSNSGKKMALFYNIATAFLNPVIYSLRNKDVKKAFLKLMGWSGAPE, encoded by the coding sequence atgCAGGAACTCAACCAGTCCACTGTGACAGAATTCATTCTCCTGGGCTTCACCCCCAACCCCAGGACCAACCCTCTGCTCTTCaccttctttttagttttctacCTGCTGATCCTTGTGAGCAACAGTCTCCTTATCACACTCATCCACCAGGACTTGCGTCtccacacacccatgtacttttTCATCAGTGTCCTCTCCCTGCTGGACGTGTGCTACACCACCACTACTGTGCCCCAGATGCTTGTGCATATTCTCAGCAAGAAGAGGACCATCTCTTTTGCTAGATGTGTGGCCCAGATGTACATCTTCCTCCTCTTTGGGGTTACGGAGTCCTGGCTTTTCTCCATCATGTCTGTGGACAggtatgtggccatctgccacccTCTCCGATACAAGGTCATCATGAGCCGTAGGATGTGTCTACTTTTGGTGGGTGTCTGTGCAGCCTATGGTGTGGTGGGTGGCCTGTGCTATACCTTCTTTGCTATGTACCTGCCCTACTGTGGTCCTAATGAAATTGACCACTACTTCTGTGAGGTTCCTGCTGTTCTGAAGCTGGCCTGTGCAGACACATCCCTCAATGACTTGGTGGACTTCATCACAGGCTTCAATGTCATTGTGGTTCCACTCACCCTGGTTGTCATCGTCTATGCCAACATCTTTGCCACCATCCTGAAGATCCGTTCAGCCCAGGGGAGGatcaaggccttctccacctgtgcctcCCACATCACTGTGGTCACCATGTTCGCCATTCCATGTATCCTCATGTACATGAGCCCTGGCTCTGGGTCCTTATCAAACAGTGGCAAGAAAATGGCTCTTTTCTATAATATTGCCACAGCCTTCCTCAATCCTGTCATCTACAGTCTAAGGAACAAGGATGTGAAGAAGGCTTTCCTCAAGTTGATGGGATGGAGCGGGGCTCCAGAGTGA